One bacterium DNA segment encodes these proteins:
- a CDS encoding phage major capsid protein, with product MSMVQIAQEAKRLRAERMELIESAREILDRAESEQRKLSADEEQRYEHVTQAAEGMMTTIERLESATRDSLLGALDRTPRSNELEDRGGVVYRDMNGNQVRSLAPSERLSDVCEPNLPDGIRPSDLDFGRYLRGLVTGNWHGAEAEERAMTVSVDAAGGHLVPEPLSNAVIDLSRNESQVLRAGARTLPMESSTLKLAAVTADATSEWHAENAPITASDVAFGPKTLTAKTLVAMTPMSVELIEDSPNAGDVVQRSLSESLGLALDLGLLRGSGSGAEMLGIRGTTGVQILDLGTNGAAIDLDDFSQAAEMVRSANGRGQISAIYAPRTWGQIDRQKDGNGRYLSNAGPESWQQMRRFSSGQVPIDLTHGTETAASEAYVGVFNEVLVGMRTRLTIEISREATDAASGLGFSTLSVLIRAYLRADMIIARPSHMVVIDGIAP from the coding sequence ATGTCCATGGTTCAGATCGCACAGGAAGCCAAGCGCCTCAGGGCGGAACGAATGGAGCTGATCGAGTCCGCTCGCGAGATCCTCGACCGAGCGGAGAGTGAACAGCGAAAGCTCTCAGCCGACGAAGAGCAGCGCTACGAACACGTGACACAGGCCGCCGAGGGGATGATGACGACGATCGAGCGCCTCGAGTCAGCCACTCGAGATAGCCTCCTCGGCGCGCTCGACCGAACCCCTCGGTCAAACGAGCTCGAGGACCGTGGCGGCGTCGTGTACCGCGACATGAACGGCAACCAAGTCCGGAGCCTGGCGCCGTCGGAGCGGCTCTCGGACGTTTGCGAACCGAACCTGCCGGACGGTATCCGGCCGTCGGATCTCGATTTCGGTCGCTATCTGCGAGGTCTCGTCACGGGGAACTGGCATGGCGCCGAGGCCGAGGAGCGCGCCATGACGGTCAGCGTCGACGCAGCTGGCGGTCACCTCGTGCCGGAGCCCCTGTCCAATGCCGTGATCGATCTCTCGCGAAACGAGAGCCAGGTCCTTCGAGCCGGAGCGCGAACCCTTCCGATGGAATCGTCGACGCTCAAGCTCGCCGCTGTCACGGCGGACGCGACGTCCGAGTGGCACGCGGAGAACGCACCGATCACCGCCTCGGACGTCGCGTTCGGGCCGAAGACACTGACGGCCAAGACGCTCGTGGCTATGACGCCGATGAGTGTCGAGCTGATCGAGGACTCGCCGAACGCTGGCGACGTCGTGCAGCGTTCGCTGTCCGAGTCTCTCGGGCTCGCGCTAGACCTCGGACTCCTTCGCGGCTCGGGCTCGGGCGCCGAGATGCTGGGGATCCGGGGAACGACCGGGGTCCAGATCCTCGACCTCGGCACGAACGGCGCAGCGATCGATCTCGACGACTTCAGCCAAGCCGCAGAGATGGTCCGATCGGCGAACGGCCGAGGGCAGATCTCGGCAATCTACGCTCCGCGAACGTGGGGGCAGATCGATCGCCAGAAGGATGGGAATGGACGCTACCTATCGAATGCTGGCCCGGAGAGCTGGCAGCAGATGCGGCGCTTCTCGTCGGGCCAGGTGCCGATCGATCTGACGCACGGCACGGAGACGGCCGCGTCAGAGGCGTACGTGGGTGTCTTCAACGAGGTCCTCGTCGGGATGCGCACCCGCCTCACGATCGAGATCTCGCGCGAGGCAACCGACGCCGCGTCGGGGCTGGGATTCTCGACGCTGAGCGTCCTGATCCGCGCCTACCTCCGCGCAGACATGATCATCGCTCGGCCCAGCCACATGGTGGTGATCGACGGTATCGCTCCGTAG
- a CDS encoding cytochrome c encodes MIRIVSPLTASTLVVLLLACSGLHANDPATPAQPTRFDLGRPATHADIARLDIDVRPDGTGLPDGGGTADEGRALYEAKCRHCHGEDGRGTPFDRLTGRVEGDAFPFGEDPRAPRSIGSYWPYATTVFDYTRRAMPLERPGSLSDDEVYALTAYLLHLNDLWPAEARLDRDALPKIEMPARDRFVPDDRRGGKEIR; translated from the coding sequence GTGATTCGGATCGTGTCGCCCCTGACCGCCTCGACGCTCGTCGTCCTGCTGCTCGCCTGCAGCGGACTCCACGCGAACGACCCCGCGACCCCTGCCCAACCCACTCGCTTCGACCTCGGCCGCCCCGCGACCCACGCCGACATCGCCCGCCTCGACATCGACGTCCGCCCCGACGGCACGGGCCTGCCCGACGGAGGCGGCACCGCCGACGAAGGCCGCGCGCTCTACGAAGCGAAGTGTCGCCACTGCCACGGCGAGGACGGACGCGGCACGCCCTTCGATCGCCTCACGGGCCGGGTCGAGGGCGACGCCTTCCCCTTCGGCGAGGACCCGCGCGCGCCGCGCTCGATCGGGAGCTACTGGCCGTATGCGACGACGGTCTTCGACTACACGCGACGCGCGATGCCCCTCGAGCGGCCGGGCTCGCTCTCCGACGACGAGGTCTACGCGCTGACCGCCTACCTCCTCCATCTGAACGATCTGTGGCCCGCGGAGGCGCGGCTCGATCGCGACGCGCTCCCGAAGATCGAGATGCCGGCACGGGATCGCTTCGTGCCGGACGACCGGCGCGGCGGGAAGGAGATCCGATGA
- a CDS encoding HNH endonuclease → MGKQKRHVGRCVYCGHSGMVTRDHVPPRGLFPSALRGDLPIVDSCRACNQSYAHDIEYVRDCLALDEDVGSTPYGVALFEVARRNARRGFGPARGLIRDAERVEVLSPEGVVLGERFQVGIDRGRILHVVRRTVQGLWAHHIGQVLPPELTVNCWMAGEVADVVLGEEEPWMSLREEITSAPLMSLAKGAFGYRFVVVPDHSEASIWFLHFYSAKTFIGITLNEEVAEARRREQRETS, encoded by the coding sequence ATGGGGAAGCAGAAGAGGCACGTCGGCCGATGCGTCTACTGCGGCCACAGCGGAATGGTCACGCGAGACCATGTCCCGCCGAGAGGACTCTTCCCATCCGCGCTGCGTGGGGATCTTCCGATCGTGGATTCCTGCCGGGCCTGCAATCAGAGCTACGCACACGACATCGAATACGTGCGTGACTGCCTAGCTCTCGATGAGGACGTCGGCTCGACACCCTACGGCGTGGCTCTGTTCGAGGTCGCCCGCCGCAACGCTCGCCGCGGGTTCGGGCCGGCTCGAGGGCTGATCCGGGATGCGGAGCGCGTTGAGGTGCTCTCCCCGGAAGGCGTCGTCCTCGGCGAGCGGTTTCAGGTCGGTATCGACCGAGGCCGAATCCTGCACGTTGTCCGCCGCACCGTTCAGGGGCTTTGGGCGCACCATATCGGGCAGGTGCTGCCCCCGGAGCTGACTGTGAACTGCTGGATGGCTGGTGAGGTCGCCGACGTGGTTCTTGGCGAAGAGGAGCCTTGGATGTCGCTCCGCGAAGAGATCACGAGCGCGCCGCTCATGAGCCTTGCTAAGGGGGCCTTTGGCTACAGATTCGTGGTTGTTCCCGACCACAGTGAGGCATCGATCTGGTTCCTGCACTTCTACAGCGCGAAGACGTTCATCGGGATCACGCTCAACGAAGAAGTCGCGGAGGCGCGACGGCGGGAGCAGCGCGAGACTAGCTAG
- a CDS encoding FtsK/SpoIIIE domain-containing protein, whose protein sequence is MISKIFISYRREDAGHAGRLYDRLVDYLGDAERVFMDVDATIPPGVDFLDVVEQAVAQSELMLVVIGPRWEGRSRDSPHRRIDDATDYVRIEIERGLESNITVLPVLVGGTQMPRRSDLPSSLWPMSSIQCAELRHVSFGTDADQLLRRLEELGSMGPAHTSQASDVPPSPWNLETSSAKRADSTQSPVRKPLLLRAQSAFAAARDAWLGREAERLRSNRDSGAADIALAPGVNDSLSIFADPHPERSYDRDSLLMNSKIIEKKLADFAIAGRVVRVHPSSVFTMYEYEPAAGVKVNKVATYRSDLALALRAPAIEILAPLPGKAVVGIRLPNDEREDIHLREILESKSFANVESKLSIAIGQDTIGVTQSLDLAELPGLLVAGATGTGKSTLLHAVLCTLLCRCAPDELGLVLLDPLGLDLGVYQEAPHVVGDVVRHPEEALGALGWVVSEIEERQSRLRDAGVGGLGEFNRALRSSRASRGAAAHSVKGDPMPFLVVVISELTPIVAKSKRTAEELLPQIAQMGREVGIHLLLFTQSTRTTVLTDAIRSSFPARACFHVASRKDSRTVLDQNGAEELLPFGDLLLRKPGAASLQRVLTPLVTSAQARSLVDLLRVRPTLEVALGPDEEHTDEDYVRAVEFASRRETITNGALQRELGIGNNRASRILREMEANGLVGPTRGSRGRLVTIHSPER, encoded by the coding sequence ATGATCTCCAAGATATTCATCAGCTATCGCCGCGAGGACGCCGGGCACGCCGGCCGTCTCTACGATCGACTGGTCGACTATCTAGGAGACGCCGAGCGAGTCTTCATGGATGTGGACGCGACGATCCCCCCAGGCGTCGACTTTCTTGACGTCGTCGAACAGGCGGTCGCTCAATCTGAACTGATGCTCGTCGTTATCGGGCCACGCTGGGAAGGTCGGTCTCGCGACTCTCCCCACCGGCGCATTGACGACGCCACCGACTACGTCCGCATCGAGATCGAGCGCGGCTTGGAGTCGAACATCACAGTCCTTCCCGTTCTCGTGGGAGGTACCCAGATGCCGAGGCGCTCCGACCTGCCCAGTTCGCTCTGGCCGATGTCGTCGATCCAATGCGCCGAGCTGAGGCACGTGAGCTTCGGGACGGACGCGGACCAACTGCTCCGCCGGCTCGAGGAACTCGGGTCAATGGGGCCTGCACACACCTCACAGGCAAGCGACGTCCCGCCGTCGCCATGGAACCTCGAGACATCCAGCGCCAAACGTGCGGACTCGACCCAATCGCCAGTTCGCAAACCCCTACTGCTCCGCGCCCAAAGCGCCTTCGCCGCGGCTCGCGATGCCTGGCTGGGCAGAGAAGCTGAGCGACTACGTAGTAACCGAGACTCCGGAGCGGCAGACATCGCACTTGCACCGGGCGTGAATGACTCACTTTCCATCTTCGCCGACCCGCATCCGGAACGATCCTACGACCGAGACTCGCTCCTGATGAACTCCAAGATCATCGAAAAGAAGCTTGCGGACTTCGCTATCGCCGGCCGTGTCGTCCGAGTCCACCCGAGCTCGGTCTTCACCATGTATGAGTATGAGCCCGCCGCAGGCGTCAAGGTCAACAAGGTCGCAACTTACCGAAGCGATCTTGCTCTCGCTCTTCGAGCGCCGGCCATCGAAATCCTCGCGCCACTACCAGGCAAGGCAGTTGTGGGCATCCGCCTTCCGAACGACGAGCGCGAAGATATTCATCTCCGAGAAATCCTGGAATCGAAGTCGTTCGCAAACGTGGAATCCAAGCTCAGCATTGCGATTGGACAGGACACCATTGGAGTCACTCAGAGCCTTGACCTCGCCGAGCTGCCCGGCCTCTTGGTTGCCGGGGCGACGGGCACGGGCAAATCGACCCTCCTCCACGCAGTCCTCTGCACATTGCTTTGCCGATGTGCGCCTGACGAGCTTGGGCTCGTCCTTCTCGACCCGCTCGGATTGGACCTCGGCGTCTATCAAGAGGCGCCCCACGTTGTTGGAGACGTCGTTCGACATCCAGAGGAGGCTCTCGGTGCCCTGGGGTGGGTTGTCTCCGAGATAGAAGAACGGCAGTCCAGGCTGAGGGACGCTGGCGTCGGAGGGCTGGGCGAGTTCAACCGCGCACTCAGATCCAGCCGAGCATCTCGTGGTGCGGCCGCTCACAGCGTAAAGGGCGACCCGATGCCGTTCTTGGTCGTAGTGATCTCTGAGCTGACTCCGATCGTCGCGAAGTCCAAGCGCACTGCGGAGGAGCTGTTGCCGCAGATCGCACAGATGGGGAGAGAGGTCGGCATCCATCTACTTCTTTTCACTCAGTCGACACGCACGACAGTTCTGACCGACGCAATCCGTTCGAGCTTTCCAGCCAGAGCGTGTTTTCACGTGGCGTCGAGAAAAGACTCCAGAACAGTCCTGGACCAGAACGGCGCAGAGGAACTACTCCCGTTCGGCGACCTCTTGCTTCGGAAGCCGGGTGCGGCATCTCTCCAACGCGTACTCACGCCGCTCGTCACCTCGGCGCAAGCGCGGTCGCTGGTCGATCTCTTGAGAGTCCGCCCGACGCTAGAGGTCGCGCTCGGCCCGGACGAGGAACACACTGACGAAGACTACGTCCGCGCCGTCGAGTTCGCTTCACGCCGGGAGACGATTACCAACGGAGCACTTCAACGCGAGCTCGGAATCGGCAACAACAGAGCTTCGAGGATCTTACGCGAGATGGAAGCTAATGGCCTCGTCGGGCCGACGCGGGGCTCGCGGGGGCGGCTTGTGACGATTCACAGCCCCGAGCGTTGA
- a CDS encoding AAA family ATPase — MLVAPPLSTTRLADVTPRAVQWLWPGRIPLGKITTFDGDPGVGKSTILADLAARVSSGASMPDGSQGSQGDVIIMTAEDDPDDTIRPRVEAAGADLERVHVIDMDDGLPSVVDATDELIATIAYLRAQLLIVDPFATFAGTSTRTKNTQSTAQAMSRIKRAASDTGCAVVLVRHLNKDVKNGRALYRGTDSIAIIGTARSGLVAGTDPDDGDRRVLAVTKSNLAPPMQTQSLGYRIASVEGPAGDTSRVDWLGRVSWDADEIIGSVNRPVPAPARESATEWLRHLVAEGPVLSADVEAAAEAAGHSMRTVKRAKDAAGVESKKRSDGRWQYQRKGAS, encoded by the coding sequence GTGCTCGTCGCGCCGCCGCTCTCGACCACGCGCCTCGCCGACGTGACGCCGAGGGCCGTCCAGTGGCTTTGGCCAGGCCGCATCCCGCTCGGGAAGATCACGACGTTCGACGGCGACCCTGGGGTCGGAAAGTCGACCATCCTTGCAGACCTCGCCGCCCGAGTGTCGAGCGGTGCTTCGATGCCTGACGGCTCCCAGGGCTCGCAGGGCGACGTCATCATCATGACCGCAGAGGATGACCCCGACGACACGATTCGCCCGCGAGTCGAAGCGGCCGGCGCAGACCTCGAGCGCGTTCACGTCATCGACATGGACGATGGACTGCCCTCAGTCGTGGACGCGACGGACGAGCTCATCGCGACGATCGCCTACCTGCGCGCGCAGCTGTTGATCGTCGACCCGTTCGCGACGTTCGCCGGCACCTCGACCAGGACCAAGAACACACAGTCGACGGCGCAGGCTATGAGCCGGATCAAGCGAGCGGCCTCCGACACGGGCTGCGCGGTCGTTCTCGTGCGGCACCTCAACAAGGACGTGAAGAACGGCCGGGCGCTCTATCGCGGGACGGATTCGATCGCGATCATCGGGACTGCGCGCTCTGGCCTCGTCGCCGGCACCGACCCCGACGATGGCGATCGCCGAGTCCTCGCAGTCACGAAGTCGAATCTCGCGCCGCCCATGCAGACCCAGTCGCTCGGCTACCGAATCGCATCTGTCGAGGGGCCGGCGGGTGATACCTCACGAGTCGATTGGCTCGGGCGCGTCTCATGGGACGCGGACGAGATCATCGGCAGCGTCAATCGGCCGGTGCCGGCGCCCGCGCGCGAGAGCGCAACGGAGTGGTTGCGCCATCTAGTCGCGGAAGGCCCGGTGTTGTCAGCTGACGTCGAGGCAGCCGCCGAAGCCGCGGGGCATTCGATGCGAACGGTGAAGCGCGCGAAGGACGCGGCTGGCGTCGAGAGCAAGAAGCGCAGCGACGGGCGATGGCAGTACCAACGGAAGGGGGCGTCATGA
- a CDS encoding site-specific integrase has translation MSRRSGQIRRRGDQKWLVTIYLGTHPDTGKRIYESKTVHGTKAVAEKALRQLLTQRDLGELHTPSRLPLSEYLDRWISDAVEDRVRPRTLQDYQRFLEPVRATLGARPLNQVTPIDVQQLLKGLPSAHGARRTHAVLRAALRQAVRWGYIATSPVDGVQAPRESRTEMLALSAAQARAFREAAKSVPRGFVFVFSMATGMRPGEVQGLRWDDCDLEAGVVCVERSLAWIDGKPDKRTGKRGKIWKLGEPKTRLSRRRIPLPASIAADLRGWRRAQLAWRLKLKRAYNDHGFVFAGELGEPIRNSNLSRRVLKPILKAAELPEDLKKRFRWYDCRHTCATLLLESGVNPKIVSERLGHSTVAFTLDRYAHVLPGQQEEASAALEAALTS, from the coding sequence TTGAGCCGTCGTTCCGGTCAGATCCGGCGCCGCGGCGACCAGAAGTGGCTCGTGACGATCTACCTCGGAACCCATCCTGACACCGGAAAGCGGATCTACGAGTCGAAGACAGTTCATGGGACGAAGGCGGTCGCCGAGAAGGCTCTCCGGCAGCTGCTGACGCAGCGCGACCTTGGCGAGCTGCATACGCCGTCGCGGCTGCCGCTCAGCGAGTACCTCGATCGATGGATCTCGGACGCGGTCGAGGACAGGGTTAGGCCCCGGACCCTCCAGGACTACCAGCGTTTCCTCGAGCCGGTTCGCGCGACGCTCGGCGCGCGCCCGCTCAACCAGGTCACGCCGATCGACGTCCAACAGCTTCTGAAGGGACTTCCGAGCGCGCACGGTGCCCGGCGCACTCACGCCGTCCTGCGAGCGGCCCTCCGACAGGCGGTCAGGTGGGGATACATCGCGACGAGTCCGGTCGACGGGGTCCAGGCGCCCCGGGAGTCTCGAACCGAGATGCTGGCCCTCTCAGCAGCGCAGGCGCGAGCATTCCGCGAGGCCGCCAAGTCGGTCCCCCGCGGCTTCGTGTTCGTCTTTTCCATGGCGACCGGCATGCGTCCCGGCGAGGTCCAGGGGCTTCGCTGGGACGACTGCGACCTCGAAGCCGGCGTCGTCTGCGTTGAGCGGTCGCTGGCCTGGATCGACGGGAAGCCCGACAAGCGGACCGGGAAGCGTGGGAAGATATGGAAGCTTGGCGAGCCGAAGACGCGGCTCAGCCGCCGCAGGATCCCCCTACCCGCTTCGATCGCCGCAGATCTGCGCGGCTGGCGCCGGGCGCAGCTCGCGTGGCGCCTGAAGCTGAAGCGGGCCTACAACGACCACGGCTTCGTGTTCGCGGGCGAGCTCGGCGAGCCGATCCGGAACTCGAACCTCTCGCGTCGGGTCCTGAAACCGATTCTGAAGGCCGCCGAGCTTCCCGAGGACCTGAAGAAGCGATTCCGCTGGTACGACTGCCGCCACACGTGCGCGACGCTGCTGCTGGAATCGGGCGTCAACCCGAAGATCGTCTCAGAGCGACTCGGGCACTCAACAGTCGCCTTTACCCTCGACCGGTACGCCCACGTGCTTCCCGGCCAGCAGGAAGAAGCTTCAGCGGCGCTGGAAGCTGCTCTCACTAGCTAG
- a CDS encoding helix-turn-helix domain-containing protein — protein sequence MEKLLRANEVAELLGSSTWRVYELARLGQIPSVRFGRTVRFSESELEKWIREGGPTADPTHSQSRSTVG from the coding sequence ATGGAAAAGCTACTCAGGGCCAACGAGGTCGCCGAGCTACTCGGATCGAGCACCTGGCGCGTCTATGAGCTCGCACGCCTCGGGCAGATCCCGTCGGTGCGCTTCGGGCGAACCGTTCGCTTCTCCGAGTCCGAGCTCGAGAAGTGGATTCGAGAGGGTGGCCCGACGGCCGATCCGACGCACAGCCAGTCTCGATCGACGGTTGGCTGA